A stretch of the Sorangium aterium genome encodes the following:
- a CDS encoding PAS domain-containing hybrid sensor histidine kinase/response regulator: MHTRPIGPVHGGSGRAGMGERAGQPVWATRSPSRGTAQIDASSGRILRVSSSLCLLLGYSEDELRQKKLSDLALPEDRTGSLAAWRSLLEADEEDLTFEMRCRCKDGGVRWLHVTGVFVRDVRQRPYRAVVLVEDITEPRNAEERALAAEQALAESEARLRNIFYSDMAPMAFWTHDGRIVEANDAYLKLVGHTREEVTAGLVRWDADMSPEDRAAGDRALAELRSSRWAFTPFERTYVLRDGTRLKMLVSGCLLPGERYEEAGFAIVLDMTELRQSEAAVRRCEQIFRAIGESIDYGVWVSDAEGRNVYASNAFLRMAGMMQEQCSEHGWIETLHPEDRHKVAIFERCVQTGEPFEEELRYLGPDGAVHPVLNRGVPVRDEQGKITAWIGICLDVSKLKRTEEALRESEGRLLAALDEAQRVLAERERLEDELRARERELASLMANSPDVIYRLDRGLRCTFMSPTSATVMGFPPEHYLGKTPRENGLPPDVVEMSEAACREVLATVRPQRMEFSIGERRFRARVIPELGPSGAVDSFMGITEDVTAEWLAEEERQKLLDSERAARDEAERVSRVKDDFVATLSHELRSPINAILGWARILRGRVPEPPTLARGLEVIERNARLQADMVSELLDMSRIVSGKLRLDVQPVDLPSVIRSALEAIQLAAETKEIAVASSIDPEASSLRGDPARIHQVVWNLLSNAVKFTPPGGRIDVALRRTGAHAALSVTDTGMGIAPQFLPHLFERFRQADASSTRKHGGLGIGLSIVKHLVELHGGTVEVASRGEHLGATFTVRLPLAGVSQEAPDAAARPSEACVEALADYPGASLSGLRVLVVDDQPDAREVAQRVLEECEATVTTAGSAAEALAILSQERPDVLVSDLGMPGEDGFQLIRRVRGLGEARGGATPAVALSALARAEDKARALGAGYQAHVAKPLDPAELVGVIAALTKDRTNRTNRTEPTKPTGSTGSTGSTDRTSR, from the coding sequence ATGCACACACGGCCGATCGGGCCGGTGCATGGAGGATCGGGACGGGCGGGGATGGGGGAGAGGGCCGGACAGCCAGTCTGGGCGACGCGATCGCCCAGCAGGGGGACCGCGCAGATCGACGCGTCGAGCGGGCGGATCCTGCGCGTCAGCAGCTCGCTTTGCCTGCTGCTGGGGTACTCGGAGGACGAGCTTCGCCAGAAGAAGCTGTCGGATCTCGCCCTGCCGGAAGACCGCACGGGCTCGCTCGCGGCGTGGCGCTCGCTCCTCGAAGCGGACGAGGAGGACCTCACGTTCGAGATGCGCTGCCGCTGCAAGGACGGCGGCGTCCGCTGGCTCCACGTGACAGGCGTCTTCGTCCGTGACGTCCGGCAGAGGCCGTATCGCGCGGTGGTGCTCGTCGAGGACATCACCGAGCCAAGGAACGCGGAGGAGCGGGCGCTCGCCGCGGAGCAGGCGCTGGCGGAGAGCGAGGCCAGGCTGCGGAACATCTTCTACAGCGACATGGCCCCGATGGCCTTCTGGACGCATGACGGACGCATCGTCGAGGCGAACGACGCCTATCTGAAGCTCGTGGGCCACACGCGGGAAGAGGTCACGGCCGGCCTGGTCCGCTGGGATGCCGACATGTCGCCGGAGGATCGCGCCGCCGGCGACCGCGCCCTGGCGGAGCTGCGGTCGAGCAGGTGGGCGTTCACGCCCTTCGAGAGGACCTATGTGCTGCGCGACGGCACGCGCCTCAAGATGCTGGTGAGCGGCTGTCTGCTGCCCGGGGAGCGGTACGAGGAGGCCGGCTTCGCGATCGTGCTCGACATGACGGAGCTCCGGCAATCGGAGGCGGCGGTCCGGAGGTGTGAACAGATCTTCCGCGCCATCGGGGAATCCATCGATTATGGCGTCTGGGTCAGCGACGCCGAGGGGCGGAACGTCTACGCCAGCAACGCATTCCTCAGGATGGCCGGGATGATGCAAGAGCAATGCTCGGAGCACGGGTGGATCGAGACGCTCCACCCCGAGGATCGGCACAAGGTGGCGATCTTCGAGCGGTGCGTGCAGACGGGTGAGCCGTTCGAGGAGGAGCTCCGGTACCTCGGCCCTGACGGCGCCGTCCACCCCGTCCTCAATCGAGGCGTCCCGGTCCGCGACGAGCAAGGCAAGATCACCGCCTGGATCGGCATCTGTCTGGACGTCAGCAAGCTCAAGCGCACGGAGGAGGCGCTGCGCGAGAGCGAGGGCCGGCTGCTCGCGGCGCTCGACGAGGCGCAGCGGGTCCTCGCCGAGCGCGAGCGCCTGGAGGACGAGCTCCGCGCTCGCGAGCGGGAGCTCGCGTCGCTGATGGCGAACTCGCCCGACGTGATCTACCGCCTGGATCGCGGCCTGCGCTGCACCTTCATGTCGCCCACCTCGGCGACGGTGATGGGGTTCCCGCCGGAGCACTACCTCGGCAAGACGCCCCGCGAGAACGGGCTCCCGCCCGACGTTGTCGAGATGAGCGAGGCCGCGTGCCGCGAGGTGCTCGCGACGGTCAGACCGCAGCGGATGGAGTTCAGCATCGGCGAGCGGAGATTCCGCGCCCGGGTCATCCCCGAGCTCGGGCCGAGCGGCGCCGTGGACTCGTTCATGGGGATCACCGAGGACGTCACCGCGGAGTGGCTGGCCGAGGAAGAGCGCCAGAAGCTCCTCGACAGCGAGCGCGCCGCGCGCGACGAGGCGGAGCGCGTCAGCCGGGTCAAGGACGACTTCGTCGCGACGCTCTCGCACGAGCTGCGCTCGCCCATCAACGCCATCCTGGGCTGGGCGCGCATCCTGCGGGGCCGGGTGCCCGAGCCGCCGACGCTCGCGCGGGGGCTCGAGGTCATCGAGCGCAACGCGCGGCTCCAGGCCGACATGGTGTCCGAGCTGCTCGACATGAGCCGGATCGTCTCGGGGAAGCTGCGGCTCGACGTGCAGCCGGTCGACCTGCCGTCGGTCATCCGGAGCGCGCTCGAGGCGATCCAGCTCGCGGCCGAGACGAAGGAGATCGCCGTCGCCTCGAGCATCGACCCCGAGGCGAGCTCGCTGAGGGGGGACCCCGCGCGGATCCACCAGGTCGTCTGGAACCTCCTGTCGAACGCCGTGAAGTTCACGCCCCCCGGCGGGCGGATCGACGTCGCGCTGCGGCGCACGGGCGCGCACGCCGCGCTGTCGGTGACCGACACCGGGATGGGCATCGCCCCGCAGTTCCTCCCCCACCTGTTCGAGCGCTTCCGGCAGGCCGACGCGTCCTCGACGAGGAAGCACGGCGGGCTCGGCATCGGGCTCTCGATCGTCAAGCACCTGGTCGAGCTGCACGGCGGCACCGTGGAGGTCGCGAGCCGCGGCGAGCATCTGGGCGCGACCTTCACCGTGAGGCTGCCGCTCGCCGGCGTCTCGCAGGAGGCGCCGGACGCGGCGGCGCGCCCCAGCGAGGCGTGCGTCGAGGCGCTGGCCGACTACCCGGGCGCATCGCTCTCCGGCCTGCGGGTGCTGGTGGTCGACGACCAGCCCGACGCGCGCGAGGTCGCCCAGCGCGTGCTGGAGGAGTGCGAGGCGACGGTCACGACCGCGGGATCGGCCGCCGAGGCGCTGGCCATCCTGTCGCAGGAGCGGCCCGACGTCCTCGTCAGCGACCTCGGGATGCCGGGCGAGGACGGCTTCCAGCTCATCCGCAGGGTGCGGGGCCTCGGCGAGGCGCGCGGCGGGGCGACGCCGGCCGTCGCGCTCAGCGCGCTGGCGCGGGCCGAGGACAAGGCGCGGGCGCTCGGCGCCGGGTACCAGGCGCACGTCGCCAAGCCCCTGGATCCGGCGGAGCTCGTCGGGGTGATCGCGGCGCTCACCAAGGATCGAACGAATCGGACGAATCGGACGGAACCGACGAAACCGACGGGTTCAACGGGTTCGACGGGTTCGACGGATCGGACGAGCCGATGA
- a CDS encoding response regulator — protein MAEASPLVLLIEDEPQMRRFLRAMLAARGYRLVETETGAEGIAQATTRNPDLVLLDLGLPDMDGLEVTRRLREWTAVPIIVLSARGQEQDKIDALDGGADDYLTKPFSAGELLARLRVALRHAAHAAKAESSTFKVQDVDVDLARRVVLRGGEEIHLTPIEYKLLTTLIRHAGKVLTHRQLLGEVWGPAYAGQTHYLRVYMAQLRHKLERDPARPQILITEPGVGYRLKGTRVEP, from the coding sequence ATGGCGGAAGCGTCTCCTCTCGTGCTGCTGATCGAGGACGAGCCGCAGATGCGCCGCTTCTTGCGCGCGATGCTGGCGGCCCGCGGCTACCGGCTCGTGGAGACGGAGACGGGCGCCGAGGGCATCGCCCAGGCGACGACGCGCAATCCGGATCTCGTGCTCCTCGATCTCGGGCTCCCTGACATGGACGGCCTGGAGGTGACCCGGCGGCTCCGGGAGTGGACCGCTGTCCCGATCATCGTGCTGTCGGCCCGCGGCCAGGAGCAGGACAAGATCGACGCGCTGGACGGCGGCGCCGACGATTACCTGACCAAGCCGTTCAGCGCGGGTGAGCTCCTGGCGCGGCTGCGCGTGGCCCTGCGCCACGCCGCCCACGCGGCGAAGGCGGAGAGCTCAACCTTCAAGGTGCAGGACGTCGATGTCGATCTCGCGCGCCGGGTCGTGCTGCGGGGCGGCGAGGAGATCCACCTGACACCGATCGAGTACAAGCTGCTCACGACGCTGATCCGACACGCCGGAAAGGTGCTGACGCACCGCCAGCTCCTCGGCGAGGTGTGGGGCCCTGCCTACGCGGGGCAGACACACTATCTGCGCGTCTACATGGCGCAGCTGCGGCACAAGCTGGAGCGCGACCCGGCGCGACCGCAGATCCTGATCACCGAGCCCGGCGTGGGCTACCGGCTCAAGGGGACTCGAGTCGAGCCGTAG
- a CDS encoding sensor histidine kinase — protein sequence MADAREDRPDPEALLAAAREEEEREGKGKLKIFFGAAPGVGKTYAMLAAARSLHAEDVDVVVGWVETHGRAETEALLGGPPPLPRLPAIEVEHRGRTLRDFDLEAALERRPKLLLVDELAHTNAPGLRHPKRWQDVIDLLDAGIDVYTTVNVQHIESLNDVVAQVTGVVVRETVPDSMIERADEIELIDLPPDDLLERLREGKVYLSEQIERAASNFFRKGNLIALRELALRRTAERVDDQMRGYMRAHGIQKTWAVAERIVVCVGPSPMSARLIRATRRMAGSLKAEWHAVTVQTPAQARLSQADRGRVDRNLALAERLGATTVQLHGAQVAGEVLRYARQHNVSKIVVGKPTHPRWKDFVYGSLLDDLVRQSGDIDVYVIQGTAEAQRSEVGSPERRRVAPLAYALSAGVVALCTLVSWVMHPSSDLANLIMVYLLGVVFVASRFGRGPSVLASVLGVAAFDFFFVKPYLTFVVSDLRYLVTFAIMLLVALIIAGLTVRIRRDAESAGQREQRTAALYAMSRELTALRETDKLSLAAARHVRDVFEADAVVLLPGPDGRLAVCAGTAEGVVAGEQERAVAEWAYARGKVAGAGTDTLPSAGAMHLPLQGSSGPIGVLSVRPRGSWQSLDLGRRELLGAFATQTSLALERALLARQAQRAQLHAQAEELRNALLSSVSHDLRTPLATITGVAGALLDEGAALDPAARRDLTQTVLEEAQRLERLVRNLLDMTRLESGALAVKKEWLPLEEIVGAALNRVEERLEGREVSIELDRATELVPMDGVLMEQVLINLLENALKYSPAGSPIGIRGFTERSTAMLEIADRGPGLPPGEEEAIFEKFHRGRGQTQRGLGLGLTICRGIVAAHGGQITAEDRPHGGAVFRVTLPIEGRPPHLAAPELPAAAGA from the coding sequence GTGGCGGACGCACGCGAAGACCGGCCGGATCCCGAGGCGCTGCTCGCCGCGGCCCGCGAGGAGGAGGAGCGCGAGGGGAAGGGCAAGCTCAAGATCTTCTTCGGCGCTGCGCCCGGCGTCGGCAAGACGTACGCGATGCTGGCGGCGGCGCGGTCGCTCCACGCCGAAGACGTCGACGTCGTCGTCGGGTGGGTCGAGACGCACGGGCGCGCCGAGACGGAGGCGCTCCTCGGCGGGCCTCCGCCGCTGCCGCGCCTGCCGGCGATCGAGGTCGAGCACCGCGGCAGGACGCTGCGCGACTTCGACCTCGAGGCCGCGCTGGAGCGCCGCCCGAAGCTCCTCCTCGTCGACGAGCTCGCGCACACGAACGCGCCGGGGCTCAGGCACCCGAAGCGCTGGCAGGACGTCATCGACCTCCTCGACGCGGGGATCGACGTCTACACAACCGTCAACGTCCAGCACATCGAGAGCCTGAACGACGTCGTGGCCCAGGTGACCGGCGTCGTGGTCCGGGAGACGGTGCCCGACTCGATGATCGAGCGCGCCGACGAGATCGAGCTCATCGACCTCCCGCCGGACGACCTCCTCGAGCGGCTGCGCGAGGGCAAGGTCTACCTCTCGGAGCAGATCGAGCGCGCGGCGAGCAACTTCTTCCGCAAGGGCAACCTGATCGCCCTGCGCGAGCTCGCCCTGCGGCGCACCGCCGAGCGCGTCGACGATCAGATGCGCGGCTACATGCGCGCCCACGGCATCCAGAAGACGTGGGCCGTCGCCGAGCGGATCGTCGTCTGCGTGGGGCCGAGCCCCATGTCGGCGCGGCTCATCCGGGCGACGCGGCGGATGGCCGGCAGCCTGAAGGCGGAGTGGCACGCGGTCACCGTGCAGACGCCGGCGCAGGCGCGGCTCTCCCAGGCCGACCGCGGGCGGGTCGACCGGAACCTCGCGCTCGCCGAGCGCCTCGGCGCCACCACGGTCCAGCTCCACGGCGCTCAGGTCGCCGGGGAGGTCCTGCGGTACGCCAGGCAGCACAACGTCAGCAAGATCGTCGTCGGCAAGCCGACCCACCCTCGCTGGAAGGACTTCGTCTACGGCTCGCTGCTCGACGATCTCGTGCGCCAGAGCGGCGACATCGACGTCTACGTCATCCAGGGGACGGCGGAGGCGCAGCGGTCCGAGGTCGGGTCGCCGGAGCGGCGCCGCGTCGCGCCGCTGGCCTACGCCCTCAGCGCGGGCGTCGTGGCGCTCTGCACGCTGGTCTCGTGGGTCATGCACCCGTCCTCCGACCTGGCGAACCTCATCATGGTGTACCTGCTCGGGGTCGTCTTCGTCGCGAGCCGCTTCGGGCGAGGCCCCTCGGTGCTCGCCTCGGTGCTCGGCGTCGCGGCCTTCGATTTCTTCTTCGTCAAGCCGTACCTGACCTTCGTCGTCAGCGACCTCCGGTACCTCGTCACGTTCGCGATCATGCTGCTCGTGGCGCTGATCATCGCCGGCCTCACCGTGCGCATCCGCCGCGACGCCGAGAGCGCCGGCCAGCGGGAGCAGCGCACAGCGGCGCTCTACGCGATGAGCAGGGAGCTGACCGCCCTGCGCGAGACCGACAAGCTCAGCCTCGCGGCGGCGCGCCACGTGCGCGACGTCTTCGAGGCCGATGCGGTGGTCCTCCTGCCCGGCCCCGACGGCCGCCTCGCCGTCTGCGCGGGGACGGCGGAGGGCGTTGTCGCCGGCGAGCAGGAGCGGGCTGTCGCGGAGTGGGCGTATGCGCGCGGCAAGGTCGCGGGGGCCGGGACCGACACGCTCCCGAGCGCGGGCGCGATGCACCTGCCGCTCCAGGGGTCCTCCGGGCCGATCGGCGTCCTCAGCGTCCGGCCGCGCGGGTCGTGGCAGTCCCTCGACCTGGGCCGGCGCGAGCTGCTCGGCGCCTTCGCCACGCAGACGTCGCTCGCGCTGGAGCGCGCCCTGCTCGCGCGGCAGGCCCAGCGCGCGCAGCTCCACGCCCAGGCGGAGGAGCTCCGCAACGCCCTCCTGAGCTCGGTCTCGCACGACCTGCGCACGCCGCTCGCCACGATCACCGGCGTCGCGGGCGCGCTGCTCGACGAGGGGGCCGCGCTCGACCCGGCGGCCCGGCGCGACCTGACGCAGACCGTGCTGGAGGAGGCGCAGCGGCTCGAGCGCCTCGTGCGCAACCTGCTCGACATGACGCGCCTGGAGTCCGGCGCGCTCGCGGTGAAGAAGGAGTGGCTGCCGCTCGAGGAGATCGTGGGGGCAGCGCTGAACCGGGTCGAGGAGCGCCTGGAAGGCCGGGAGGTCTCGATCGAGCTCGACCGGGCCACGGAGCTCGTCCCGATGGATGGCGTGCTGATGGAGCAGGTGCTCATCAACCTGCTCGAGAACGCGCTCAAGTACTCGCCGGCCGGCAGCCCGATCGGGATCCGGGGGTTCACCGAGCGGAGCACGGCGATGCTCGAGATCGCGGATCGCGGTCCGGGCCTACCGCCCGGCGAGGAGGAGGCCATCTTCGAGAAATTCCACCGAGGCCGCGGCCAGACGCAGCGCGGCCTCGGCCTCGGCCTCACCATCTGCCGCGGCATCGTGGCCGCGCACGGCGGACAGATCACGGCCGAGGATCGGCCTCATGGGGGCGCGGTCTTCCGCGTGACGTTGCCCATCGAGGGCCGCCCGCCGCACCTCGCCGCCCCGGAGCTGCCGGCGGCCGCGGGCGCTTGA
- a CDS encoding DEAD/DEAH box helicase produces the protein MDQATAPLLARLPPSSHDFTADDLLNGFLDYVAERGLELYPAQEEAILEIFGGKNVILNTPTGSGKSLVAAAMHFKAIAEGMKSYYTCPIKALVSEKFFSLCNDFGPENVGMLTGDAAVNRDAPIICCTAEILANIALREGEKALCDYVIMDEFHYYSDRDRGAAWQIPLLTLPQARFLLMSATLGGTEFFQEEITRLTGEQTAVVKSTVRPVPLDFEYRETPLHETVATLVKSGKAPIYIVSFTQRGCAEEAQNLMSQDYCTKEEKRAITAALAGAGPGSAFGGPFKFSSPYGREVQRFVRHGIGLHHAGLLPKYRLLVEKLAQQGHLKIICGTDTLGVGVNIPIRTVLFTKLCKFDGEKTAILSVRDFQQISGRAGRKGFDTQGSVVAQAPEHVIENMRLEAKAGNDPAKRRKIVRKKPPEKGYVHWDRQTFEKLIQSPPEPLVSRFQVTHGMLVNVLGREEGGCQALKRLIRSTHDRPAVRRQHGRTAMLLFRSLVEARIIEFVPREDGPGKRIRINADLQEDFSLNHALSLYVLETVGKLDPDSGTYPLDLLTLVESILENPDLILQKQLDRLKTEKLAELKAAGVEYEQRMEELEKLDYPRPNREFIYGTFNDFARRHPWVGQENIRPKGVAREMYEQYLSFSEYIREYNLERAEGLLLRYVSEVYKALVQTVPEYAKDSDTIDMIAYFRALIRGVDSSLLDEWERLRDPSFQPRSAAPGGAGEPAAFDVTRNVKDFTVLVRNELFFFLRALARRDYEVASEMVEGEEAPWTAERLDEALRGYYAEHAAIRTDPAARSPSNTIIHPAEDGGSWVVQQIIADPEDHNDWMLDCKVDIDRSRDAGRPVIVLRRIAS, from the coding sequence ATGGATCAAGCCACCGCTCCGCTCCTCGCTCGCCTCCCGCCGTCATCTCACGACTTCACGGCCGACGACCTGCTGAACGGCTTCCTCGACTACGTCGCCGAGCGGGGGCTCGAGCTCTACCCGGCGCAGGAGGAGGCCATCCTCGAGATCTTCGGCGGCAAGAACGTGATCCTCAACACGCCGACCGGCTCGGGCAAGTCGCTCGTCGCGGCCGCCATGCACTTCAAGGCGATCGCGGAGGGGATGAAGTCGTACTACACGTGCCCGATCAAGGCGCTCGTCAGCGAGAAGTTCTTCTCGCTCTGCAACGACTTCGGCCCCGAGAACGTGGGCATGTTGACGGGCGACGCGGCCGTGAACCGCGACGCGCCCATCATCTGCTGCACGGCGGAGATCCTCGCGAACATCGCGCTCCGCGAGGGCGAGAAGGCGCTCTGCGACTACGTGATCATGGACGAGTTCCACTACTACTCGGATCGCGATCGCGGCGCGGCCTGGCAGATCCCGCTGCTCACGCTGCCGCAGGCGAGGTTCCTGCTCATGAGCGCCACGCTCGGAGGCACCGAGTTCTTCCAGGAGGAGATCACGCGCCTGACGGGCGAGCAGACGGCCGTGGTCAAGTCGACCGTGCGCCCGGTGCCGCTCGACTTCGAGTACCGCGAGACGCCGCTCCACGAGACCGTCGCGACCCTCGTGAAGAGCGGCAAGGCGCCGATCTACATCGTGAGCTTCACGCAGCGGGGCTGCGCCGAGGAGGCGCAGAACCTGATGAGCCAGGACTACTGCACCAAGGAGGAGAAGCGGGCGATCACCGCCGCCCTCGCGGGCGCAGGGCCGGGGTCCGCGTTCGGGGGCCCCTTCAAGTTCTCGAGCCCCTACGGCCGCGAGGTGCAGCGCTTCGTCAGGCACGGGATCGGGCTCCACCACGCGGGGCTCTTGCCGAAATACAGGCTGCTCGTCGAGAAGCTGGCCCAGCAGGGGCACCTCAAGATCATCTGTGGCACGGACACGCTCGGCGTCGGCGTCAACATCCCCATCCGAACGGTGCTGTTCACGAAGCTCTGCAAGTTCGACGGCGAGAAGACGGCCATCCTGAGCGTGCGTGACTTCCAGCAGATCAGCGGCCGGGCGGGCCGGAAAGGGTTCGACACGCAGGGGAGCGTCGTCGCCCAGGCGCCGGAGCACGTCATCGAGAACATGAGGCTCGAGGCGAAGGCGGGGAACGACCCGGCCAAGCGGCGGAAGATCGTCAGGAAGAAGCCGCCGGAGAAGGGCTATGTGCACTGGGACCGGCAGACGTTCGAGAAGCTGATCCAGTCGCCGCCCGAGCCGCTCGTGTCCCGGTTCCAGGTCACGCACGGCATGCTCGTCAACGTGCTCGGGCGCGAGGAGGGCGGCTGTCAGGCGCTGAAGCGGCTCATCCGCAGCACCCACGATCGGCCGGCGGTCCGGCGCCAGCACGGGAGGACGGCGATGCTCCTCTTCCGCTCGCTCGTGGAGGCGCGCATCATCGAGTTCGTCCCCAGGGAAGACGGGCCGGGCAAGCGCATCCGCATCAACGCGGATCTCCAGGAGGACTTCTCCCTGAACCACGCGCTCTCGCTCTACGTGCTCGAGACGGTGGGCAAGCTGGATCCCGACAGCGGCACGTATCCGCTCGATCTCTTGACGCTCGTCGAGTCGATCCTCGAGAACCCCGATCTCATCCTGCAAAAGCAGCTCGATCGGCTGAAGACAGAGAAGCTCGCGGAGCTGAAGGCGGCGGGCGTGGAGTACGAGCAGCGGATGGAGGAGCTCGAGAAGCTCGATTATCCGAGGCCGAACCGCGAGTTCATCTACGGGACCTTCAACGACTTCGCGCGGCGGCACCCCTGGGTAGGGCAGGAGAACATCCGCCCGAAGGGCGTGGCGCGCGAGATGTACGAGCAATACCTGTCGTTCAGCGAGTACATCCGGGAGTACAACCTGGAGCGGGCGGAGGGGCTGCTCCTCAGGTACGTCTCCGAGGTGTACAAGGCGCTCGTCCAGACGGTGCCCGAGTACGCGAAGGACAGCGACACCATCGACATGATCGCCTATTTCCGGGCGCTCATCCGGGGCGTGGACTCGAGCCTGCTCGACGAGTGGGAGCGGCTGCGCGACCCGTCGTTCCAGCCGCGCTCGGCGGCCCCGGGCGGCGCCGGGGAGCCGGCCGCGTTCGACGTCACGCGGAACGTCAAGGACTTCACGGTGCTCGTGAGGAACGAGCTCTTCTTCTTCCTGCGCGCGCTGGCCCGCCGCGACTACGAGGTCGCCTCCGAGATGGTGGAGGGGGAGGAGGCGCCCTGGACGGCGGAGCGGCTGGACGAGGCGCTCCGGGGCTATTACGCGGAGCACGCCGCGATCCGCACCGATCCGGCGGCCCGGAGCCCGAGCAACACGATCATCCACCCCGCCGAGGACGGCGGCTCCTGGGTGGTCCAGCAGATCATCGCCGATCCGGAGGACCACAACGACTGGATGCTCGACTGCAAGGTGGATATCGATCGCTCGCGCGACGCGGGGCGGCCGGTCATCGTGCTCCGGCGCATCGCGAGCTGA
- a CDS encoding rhodanese-like domain-containing protein codes for MVQQISVKELFLKLKAGEPVYLLDVRTPGEHDIAALPGSTLIPLNELVERADEVAPGEGALVVAYCHHGVRSLSAAALLEKLGHERVASLQGGIDAWSIHIDESVPRY; via the coding sequence ATGGTCCAACAGATTTCCGTGAAAGAGCTCTTTCTGAAGCTGAAGGCGGGCGAGCCCGTGTACCTCCTCGACGTGCGCACGCCCGGCGAGCACGACATCGCCGCGCTGCCGGGCAGCACGCTGATCCCGCTGAACGAGCTCGTCGAGCGGGCCGACGAGGTGGCGCCCGGCGAGGGCGCGCTCGTCGTCGCCTACTGCCACCATGGCGTCCGGAGCCTCTCGGCCGCCGCCCTCCTGGAGAAGCTCGGCCACGAGCGTGTCGCCTCGCTCCAGGGCGGCATCGATGCGTGGTCGATCCACATCGACGAGAGCGTCCCGCGGTACTGA